A single region of the Moorena sp. SIOASIH genome encodes:
- a CDS encoding hybrid sensor histidine kinase/response regulator, translating to MHPPASLLKGYQITAQLYESANSLVYRGYRDSDQQPVILKFLKQDYPSPEELTRYQQEYHITRSLNLEGVIQVYDLQHYQNTRVIILEDFGGESLSLLLTKQTLSIKEFITIAIKITEILGQIHAANVIHKDINPSNIVFNPDTGELKIIDFGISTVLSRENPTLKNPNVIEGTLAYISPEQTGRMNRSLDYRTDFYSLGVTFYELLTKQLPFPTTDLMELVHSHLAKSPVAPHLLISSQREGGGEGCPKAVSDIVLKLMAKNAEDRYQSAHGLKTDLEHCLEQLQTTGEIKRFQLGHHDICERFTIPETLYGRDQEIATLLAAFDQIAALSRKDGAELLLVAGYSGVGKSALVNEVYKPITAKGGNFIAGKYDQYQHNIPYDAIAKAFHDLCNQLLTASETTLNQWRQKILAAVGNNGQVLIDVIPDLERIIGKQPTVAPVDAIAAQNRFNLVFKNVIKAICQSDHPLVLFIDNCQWADSASLMLLKTIITDSELQHLLVVGTYRDHEVDEAHPLITAVEEIKQEGGIVSQIHLDNLKPVDVNQLIADALDCSPQDSQPLTNLVYSKTHGNPFFTTEFLKSIYTKNLLLFNHTQCQWQWDSELIQAKDITDNVVDFMAGKISTLSETTQKILQLAACIGNSFDVLLLSLIYQQSPQQIIYGLFPAIQQGLIVCLNQGYQLINLDDDTDCSLVRFRFQHDRVQQAAYTLIEPSQKTAFHLLIGRLLLKTKTSEALSESIFEIIDHLNLASDQVTSPEEFHEIARLNLIASQKAKIAAAYELATNYANAGINHLSDLSGDSWQTDYELTLALHNEAIEAAYLNGDLKAMARLAKVVLQQARLLLDKVKAYQVQIQASIGQNQLLDALNTALTILKLLGVSLPETPTNTDIELGLAETIENLPAMGIQDLINMPEMTDPYKLATMGILSSVLNAAYMAIPDLLPLIVFAQVNLSINHGNSSFSAFAYANYGLILCGIVGDIDSGYEFGKLAFSLIENVNNRANTKARTFEIVCLSIKHWKEHIRETLNPLLEAYQSGLETGDLEYASFAALDYCSHSYVLGKELKGLEQEIATYSQAIHQLNQTTVFHLNEIFHQAVLNLLGNAENPCYLIGKAYNEAQMLPIHQQANDISTMALLYGNKLILCFLFCDLFEAREIAGKLELYLEGIPGQVFVPLFHFYDSLLRLALYPSSKTMEKEECLARVATNQEKMKNWADYAPMNYLHKFHLVEAERHRILGQNVEAMDLYNCAIADAKENGYLNEEALANELAAKFYLEWGKDKIAQLYMMEAYHSYTHWGALAKVQDLEQRYPQLLTQTASKVRFSATNTTTSSTTATTLSDSLDLISILKASQALAQEIKLDTLLANMMAIVIENAGAETAYLLLQHNQQWAIAAEGILDTNKDSNKVNILQFAPLDNFPETSLPKSIINYVIRTQTSVVCHRATKHQTFSTDPYIQIHQPQSILCTPIINQGQLIGLLYLENNAIIGAFTPDRLEVLNLLTSQAAISIENALLYRQLEDYSHTLEQKVEERTAQLAESNQQLKTAKQKADEANQAKSEFLSNMSHELRTPLNGILGYAQILKRDRDLGTKQIDGLTIIEQSGNHLLTLINDILDLSKIEARKMELYPRDLHLQSFLGSVVGIIRMRALEKDILFEYNPEDNLPHGIKADEKRLRQVLLNLLGNAVKFTDTGEVTLKVNVISLDQPQKTTLSFQVIDTGVGMTPEQLQKIFQPFEQVGDTQRRATGTGLGLTITKQLVELMGGKLQVTSEFGYGSTFWFDVTFPVVETYQPQQQQKLGQIVGYIGSRRKVLIAEDKAANRAVLQNMLEPLGFEVVMAENGQQEIELAQQLQPDLILTDLIMPVKTGFEAIAELRNLPQMQDIPIIVVSANVLDTDLEKSKLVGCQGFLSKPVDEQQLLELLGEYLQLEWIYEEVSQQTIALASSEQPLVIPPPEEMEVLYELAMLGSMKKIRQRATYLEELDTKYIPIASKLKDLAEGFQEQKILALVEKYLEQDLRNWHN from the coding sequence ATGCACCCGCCAGCCTCCCTCCTCAAGGGTTACCAAATCACTGCCCAACTCTACGAAAGTGCCAATTCTCTTGTGTATCGTGGTTACCGCGATAGTGATCAGCAGCCGGTTATCCTTAAATTTCTTAAACAGGACTATCCTAGCCCAGAAGAACTAACCAGATATCAACAAGAATATCACATTACTCGCTCTCTTAATCTAGAAGGAGTTATTCAAGTCTATGACTTGCAGCACTATCAGAATACTCGGGTAATTATTTTAGAGGATTTTGGGGGAGAGTCATTAAGCCTTTTACTAACTAAACAAACCCTTAGCATCAAAGAGTTTATCACTATTGCTATCAAGATTACTGAAATTTTAGGACAAATTCATGCTGCTAATGTGATTCACAAAGATATTAACCCCAGTAATATTGTTTTTAACCCAGACACGGGAGAGCTGAAAATAATTGACTTTGGGATTTCTACGGTGCTATCGCGGGAAAATCCAACTCTAAAAAATCCCAATGTCATAGAAGGAACCTTAGCCTATATCTCACCAGAACAGACCGGGAGAATGAACCGCTCCCTGGATTACCGTACAGATTTTTATTCCCTTGGTGTCACCTTCTATGAACTGTTAACAAAACAGCTACCGTTTCCCACTACTGACCTCATGGAGTTGGTACATTCTCATCTGGCTAAATCCCCTGTGGCACCCCATCTCTTGATCAGCTCACAGAGGGAGGGAGGGGGAGAAGGTTGTCCAAAAGCGGTATCAGATATTGTGCTTAAACTGATGGCAAAAAATGCCGAAGACCGCTATCAGTCGGCTCATGGGCTCAAGACAGATTTGGAACACTGTCTTGAACAATTACAAACCACAGGGGAAATCAAAAGGTTTCAACTCGGTCACCACGACATTTGCGAACGATTCACTATTCCTGAAACCTTGTATGGTCGAGACCAGGAAATTGCTACCTTGCTAGCAGCATTTGACCAGATAGCTGCCCTCTCTAGGAAAGACGGGGCTGAACTACTGCTGGTGGCTGGTTATTCTGGTGTCGGCAAGTCAGCCTTGGTTAACGAAGTCTACAAACCCATTACTGCCAAGGGTGGTAATTTCATTGCTGGTAAGTATGACCAGTATCAGCACAACATTCCCTATGATGCGATCGCAAAAGCTTTCCATGACTTGTGCAATCAACTGCTGACCGCAAGCGAAACGACTCTCAATCAATGGCGGCAGAAGATTCTAGCTGCTGTGGGCAACAACGGGCAAGTCTTAATCGATGTGATTCCTGATTTAGAGAGGATTATCGGTAAACAGCCCACCGTAGCACCAGTGGATGCGATCGCAGCCCAAAACCGTTTCAATCTAGTCTTCAAGAACGTCATCAAAGCCATTTGTCAGTCAGATCATCCACTGGTCTTGTTCATTGATAATTGCCAATGGGCTGATAGTGCTTCATTAATGCTGCTAAAGACAATCATCACCGATAGCGAGCTTCAGCATTTACTAGTTGTCGGAACCTACCGAGACCATGAAGTAGATGAAGCCCATCCCTTGATAACTGCTGTCGAAGAAATCAAACAGGAGGGGGGAATTGTTTCACAGATTCATCTCGATAATCTCAAGCCAGTCGATGTGAATCAGTTAATTGCTGATGCCTTAGACTGTTCCCCTCAAGATAGCCAACCCTTAACAAATTTAGTTTACTCCAAAACTCATGGTAATCCTTTTTTTACCACAGAGTTTCTCAAATCAATATATACAAAAAACTTATTACTATTTAACCATACCCAGTGCCAATGGCAATGGGATAGTGAGCTGATTCAAGCCAAAGACATTACCGATAATGTGGTAGACTTTATGGCAGGTAAAATCAGCACTCTATCGGAAACGACTCAAAAGATATTGCAGCTAGCCGCTTGTATTGGTAATAGCTTTGATGTATTACTATTATCCCTTATTTATCAACAGTCTCCCCAGCAAATTATCTATGGTTTATTTCCCGCTATACAACAGGGGTTAATTGTTTGCTTAAATCAAGGGTATCAGCTGATTAACCTCGATGATGATACCGACTGCAGTCTAGTTAGGTTTAGATTTCAGCACGATCGGGTTCAACAAGCAGCCTATACCCTGATTGAACCATCACAAAAAACAGCTTTTCACTTACTAATCGGTCGCCTGTTATTAAAAACCAAGACATCCGAAGCCTTATCAGAGTCTATCTTTGAGATTATCGATCATCTCAATCTTGCCAGTGACCAGGTTACCTCTCCAGAAGAATTCCATGAAATTGCCAGGCTTAATCTCATCGCCAGTCAAAAAGCCAAAATTGCTGCTGCTTATGAACTAGCAACTAATTACGCCAATGCAGGCATTAATCATCTATCAGATCTATCAGGAGATAGCTGGCAAACCGATTATGAATTGACATTAGCCTTACATAACGAAGCCATTGAGGCAGCCTACCTTAACGGTGATTTGAAAGCAATGGCGAGATTAGCTAAGGTAGTGCTACAGCAAGCTAGACTCCTGCTGGACAAGGTGAAAGCTTACCAAGTCCAAATTCAAGCCTCCATCGGACAAAACCAGTTACTGGACGCCCTCAATACCGCTCTAACTATTCTCAAACTCCTAGGGGTAAGCCTTCCAGAAACCCCAACCAACACCGATATCGAGCTTGGACTGGCCGAAACCATCGAGAATTTGCCAGCTATGGGCATTCAAGACTTAATTAACATGCCAGAAATGACCGATCCCTACAAGCTGGCAACCATGGGAATCTTATCCAGCGTGCTGAATGCAGCTTATATGGCAATTCCTGACTTATTACCCCTGATTGTGTTTGCACAAGTCAATTTATCCATCAACCATGGCAATTCCTCTTTTTCGGCCTTTGCTTATGCAAATTATGGCTTAATTCTCTGCGGGATAGTGGGAGATATCGATAGCGGTTATGAATTTGGTAAACTTGCTTTCAGTCTTATAGAAAATGTTAATAATAGAGCTAATACTAAAGCCAGGACATTCGAGATAGTTTGCTTATCTATCAAGCATTGGAAAGAGCATATCAGGGAAACCTTAAACCCTTTGCTTGAAGCCTATCAAAGTGGGCTGGAAACTGGCGATTTAGAATATGCTTCATTTGCCGCTTTAGATTATTGTTCCCATTCCTATGTCCTTGGCAAGGAACTAAAAGGACTTGAACAAGAGATAGCCACCTATAGCCAAGCCATCCATCAGCTCAACCAAACAACTGTCTTTCACTTAAACGAAATCTTTCATCAAGCGGTTTTGAATTTGCTCGGAAATGCCGAAAATCCGTGTTATCTAATCGGTAAAGCCTATAACGAAGCGCAAATGTTACCAATCCATCAGCAAGCCAACGATATCAGTACCATGGCCTTATTATATGGTAATAAACTGATTCTTTGTTTTCTATTTTGTGATTTGTTTGAAGCTAGGGAAATTGCTGGTAAACTAGAACTATATTTAGAAGGAATTCCCGGACAAGTATTCGTCCCCCTGTTCCATTTTTACGATTCTTTGCTAAGGCTGGCGCTATATCCTAGTTCAAAAACTATGGAAAAAGAAGAATGTTTAGCTCGTGTTGCTACAAATCAAGAAAAGATGAAAAACTGGGCTGACTATGCTCCCATGAATTATCTGCACAAATTTCATCTAGTAGAAGCAGAGCGCCATCGGATTCTAGGTCAAAACGTGGAAGCGATGGATTTATACAATTGCGCCATTGCTGACGCAAAGGAAAACGGATATCTTAACGAAGAAGCCCTTGCCAACGAACTCGCCGCCAAATTTTATCTGGAATGGGGCAAAGACAAAATTGCCCAACTCTACATGATGGAGGCATACCATAGCTACACTCACTGGGGAGCATTAGCAAAAGTCCAAGACTTAGAACAACGTTATCCCCAGTTACTAACCCAAACCGCCAGTAAGGTTCGATTCTCTGCTACTAACACCACCACCTCATCCACCACTGCCACAACCCTATCCGATTCCCTAGACCTAATCAGCATCCTCAAAGCCTCTCAAGCCCTAGCCCAAGAGATTAAACTTGATACCTTACTAGCCAACATGATGGCAATTGTGATCGAAAATGCCGGAGCCGAAACGGCGTATCTATTGCTTCAACACAATCAGCAATGGGCGATCGCAGCAGAAGGGATACTTGATACCAATAAAGATAGCAATAAAGTAAACATTTTACAATTCGCTCCCTTAGATAATTTCCCAGAAACCTCCCTACCAAAGTCCATTATCAACTACGTTATCCGAACCCAAACCAGTGTTGTTTGTCACCGTGCTACTAAACATCAGACCTTCTCTACAGATCCCTATATCCAGATTCATCAACCCCAATCGATTTTGTGTACTCCCATTATTAACCAAGGCCAACTAATTGGTTTGCTCTATCTGGAAAATAATGCCATCATCGGAGCCTTTACACCAGACCGATTAGAAGTCTTAAATCTGCTCACCTCCCAAGCAGCAATTTCCATCGAAAATGCCCTGTTGTATCGCCAATTAGAAGACTATTCCCACACCCTAGAACAAAAAGTAGAAGAACGCACCGCCCAACTAGCTGAGTCTAATCAACAACTGAAAACTGCTAAACAAAAAGCCGATGAGGCTAACCAAGCTAAAAGCGAATTCCTCTCCAACATGAGCCATGAATTGCGTACTCCTCTCAATGGCATCCTCGGCTATGCTCAAATCCTCAAGCGAGACCGGGACTTAGGCACCAAGCAAATCGATGGCTTAACAATTATTGAGCAAAGCGGCAACCATTTGTTGACTCTGATCAACGATATTTTAGACCTATCTAAAATTGAAGCTCGTAAAATGGAACTCTACCCCAGGGATTTACACCTACAAAGTTTCCTCGGAAGTGTGGTAGGGATTATCCGCATGCGAGCCTTGGAAAAAGATATTTTGTTCGAATATAACCCTGAGGATAACTTACCTCATGGCATTAAAGCTGACGAGAAACGACTGCGACAGGTACTGCTAAATTTATTAGGTAATGCTGTTAAATTTACTGACACTGGTGAAGTAACTTTAAAGGTTAATGTGATTAGTCTCGACCAACCACAAAAGACAACACTTAGTTTTCAAGTAATTGATACCGGTGTTGGTATGACCCCCGAACAGTTACAGAAAATTTTCCAACCCTTTGAACAAGTGGGAGATACCCAAAGGCGTGCTACTGGCACTGGTTTAGGGCTAACGATCACCAAGCAGTTGGTAGAGCTAATGGGAGGAAAGCTACAAGTGACAAGCGAATTTGGTTATGGTTCTACCTTCTGGTTTGATGTTACCTTCCCAGTAGTAGAAACATACCAACCACAGCAGCAACAGAAGCTGGGGCAAATTGTTGGTTATATTGGCTCTCGGCGCAAGGTATTAATCGCGGAAGATAAAGCAGCAAATCGGGCTGTGTTGCAGAACATGCTGGAGCCGTTGGGCTTTGAAGTAGTGATGGCAGAAAATGGCCAGCAGGAAATCGAACTAGCTCAACAGCTGCAACCTGACCTGATATTGACCGACTTAATCATGCCGGTCAAAACTGGCTTTGAAGCGATCGCAGAACTGAGAAACTTACCTCAAATGCAGGATATCCCCATTATTGTGGTGTCCGCTAACGTCTTAGACACCGACCTTGAAAAAAGTAAGCTTGTCGGCTGTCAAGGCTTTTTGTCCAAACCCGTGGATGAGCAACAGTTGCTGGAATTGTTGGGAGAGTATTTACAACTGGAGTGGATTTATGAAGAAGTATCGCAACAAACCATAGCACTAGCTAGTTCAGAGCAACCATTAGTGATTCCGCCACCAGAGGAAATGGAAGTGCTCTATGAATTAGCCATGCTCGGCAGTATGAAAAAGATTCGCCAACGAGCCACCTATCTTGAAGAACTGGATACAAAATATATACCCATAGCTTCGAAACTCAAAGATTTAGCCGAAGGATTCCAGGAGCAAAAGATTTTAGCTTTAGTGGAAAAGTATCTAGAACAGGACTTACGCAACTGGCACAACTAA
- a CDS encoding DUF2281 domain-containing protein, producing MPESLKQELLDYAKYLMENYSQDVSPEQHSVKKRRSGILKGTFVLPLPDDFDEPLDDFKCVGWAK from the coding sequence ATGCCAGAATCACTGAAACAAGAACTGCTGGATTATGCCAAGTATCTGATGGAAAACTACTCCCAAGATGTTTCTCCAGAGCAGCATTCTGTCAAGAAACGTCGTTCAGGTATCTTAAAAGGAACCTTTGTTCTACCATTGCCTGATGATTTTGATGAACCATTAGACGATTTTAAGTGCGTAGGGTGGGCAAAATGA
- a CDS encoding CHAT domain-containing tetratricopeptide repeat protein, whose translation MPDNTSDAQLDFLIQVLQVTEESKGDQQVVYPLMKANIDKLNDKLAEKLRFWATIVLAKAEADEAEYRAAVIVLLSNRIQKFPLGNKASKIEIAITGYEVALTIFTREAFPEKWAWIQNNLGSAYRDRITGHKAQNLEQAIACYQSALAVYTREAFPEKWASTQNNLGSAYRDRITGHKAQNLEVAIACYQSALAVYTREAFPEKWASTQNNLGSAYRDRITGHKAQNLEVAIGCFQLALSVYTREAFPEKWALIQNNLGNAYRDRITGQKAQNLEVAIGCFQLALEVRTREAFPVDWAMTQNNLGNAYLNRITGKKAQNLEVAIPCFQLALSVYTREAFPVEWATTQHNLGNAYSDRITGEKAQNLEVAIPCFQLALSVYTRKAFPEKWASTQSNLGNAYSDRITGEKAQNLEVAIGCFQLALSVYTRKAFPEKWASTQHNLGNAYSERITGQKAQNLEVAIACYQSALSVYTRKAFPVDWAMTRNNLGIAYSNRIKGKKAQNLEDAIPCFQLALAVRTRETFPEKWAMTQHNLGLAYSNRIIGQKAQNLEVAVACYQSALEVRTREAFPYEWAQTQNNLGNAYLNRITGQKAQNLEDAIACYQSALEVRTREAFPYEWAQTQNNLGLAYQDAQNFPEAYKAFDAAIKTVESLRDEILSGSGVEEYKTKLAEEWNKVYRGMVATCLELNNITEAIEYVERSKTRNLVEEIISREINTIFPPEVVTKLEQYRDEIAIGQYQIQHGKAENPTALAQRLQQLRQQRNDLQDQYLPIGSSFNFEQFRETIEENTAIVEFYITWNKLLTFIFTDQTQQPIVLQSEPQYLDKLVNWVNGYLGSYNNEKYDWKKNLSNRLHLLAEILHIDDIIQQIPPECDRLILIPHLYLHLFPLHALPINSQQGEATSQILMDRFPAGVSYAPSCQLLQLAKTRKRPKDFTHLFAVQNPTADLVYTKIEVEVIKGYFNPPPDTEVLVENAATKAAIDSKPLNTYHCLHFSCHGYFNYDKPRKSALILANSHVSPAPAELNPEQHLVLDNGEVIDLDKCLTLDAIFALKSEQTLEQCRLVTLSACETGLIDFQNSSDEYIGLPSGFLVAGSPAVVSSLWKVEEVSTALLMIKFYQNLLNQMSLAVALNQAQLWLRDATVKELRTWAEQLTKQLNLANNFKEKIKKELRFFKREETPFYYPFYWAAYCAIGKSDI comes from the coding sequence ATGCCTGACAATACATCTGATGCCCAACTTGACTTTCTCATACAGGTACTACAAGTAACTGAAGAAAGTAAGGGTGATCAGCAGGTAGTTTATCCATTAATGAAAGCAAATATAGACAAACTTAATGATAAGTTAGCCGAAAAATTGCGGTTTTGGGCAACAATTGTGCTGGCAAAAGCAGAAGCAGATGAAGCGGAATACAGAGCAGCAGTTATTGTCCTGTTGAGCAATCGAATTCAGAAATTCCCCTTGGGTAACAAAGCCAGCAAGATTGAAATTGCCATCACTGGCTATGAAGTCGCGCTAACTATTTTCACCCGTGAAGCTTTTCCGGAAAAATGGGCATGGATTCAAAACAATCTCGGTAGTGCTTACCGTGACAGAATCACAGGTCACAAGGCACAAAACCTAGAACAGGCCATCGCTTGCTACCAATCGGCCTTAGCCGTTTACACCCGTGAAGCTTTTCCGGAAAAATGGGCATCGACTCAAAACAATCTCGGTAGTGCTTACCGTGACAGAATCACAGGTCACAAGGCACAAAACCTAGAAGTTGCCATCGCTTGCTACCAATCGGCCTTAGCCGTTTACACCCGTGAAGCTTTTCCGGAAAAATGGGCATCGACTCAAAACAATCTCGGTAGTGCTTACCGTGACAGAATCACAGGTCACAAGGCACAAAACCTAGAAGTTGCCATCGGTTGCTTCCAATTGGCTTTATCAGTTTACACCCGTGAAGCTTTTCCGGAAAAATGGGCATTGATTCAAAACAATCTCGGTAATGCTTACCGTGACAGAATCACAGGTCAGAAGGCACAAAACCTAGAAGTTGCCATCGGTTGCTTCCAATTGGCTTTAGAAGTACGCACCCGTGAAGCTTTTCCGGTTGATTGGGCAATGACTCAAAACAATCTCGGTAATGCTTACCTTAACAGAATCACAGGTAAGAAGGCACAAAACCTAGAAGTTGCCATCCCTTGCTTCCAATTGGCTTTATCAGTTTACACCCGTGAAGCTTTTCCGGTTGAATGGGCAACGACTCAACACAATCTCGGTAATGCTTACTCTGACAGAATCACAGGGGAGAAAGCACAAAACCTAGAAGTTGCCATCCCTTGCTTCCAATTGGCTTTATCAGTTTACACCCGTAAAGCATTTCCGGAAAAATGGGCATCGACTCAAAGCAATCTCGGTAATGCTTACTCTGACAGAATCACAGGGGAGAAAGCACAAAACCTAGAAGTTGCCATCGGTTGCTTCCAATTGGCTTTATCAGTTTACACCCGTAAAGCATTTCCGGAAAAATGGGCATCGACTCAACACAATCTCGGTAATGCTTACTCTGAGCGAATCACAGGTCAGAAAGCACAAAACCTAGAAGTTGCCATCGCTTGCTACCAATCGGCTTTATCAGTTTACACCCGTAAAGCTTTTCCGGTTGATTGGGCAATGACTCGAAACAATCTCGGTATTGCTTACTCTAACAGAATCAAAGGAAAGAAAGCACAAAACCTAGAAGATGCCATCCCTTGCTTCCAATTGGCCTTAGCAGTTCGCACCCGTGAAACTTTTCCCGAAAAATGGGCAATGACTCAACACAATCTCGGTCTTGCTTACTCTAACAGAATCATAGGTCAGAAAGCACAAAACCTAGAAGTTGCCGTCGCTTGCTACCAATCCGCCTTAGAAGTACGCACCCGTGAAGCTTTCCCCTATGAATGGGCACAGACTCAAAACAATCTCGGTAATGCTTACCTTAACAGAATCACAGGTCAGAAAGCACAAAACCTAGAAGATGCGATCGCTTGCTACCAATCCGCCTTAGAAGTACGCACCCGTGAAGCTTTCCCCTATGAATGGGCACAGACTCAAAACAATCTCGGTCTTGCTTACCAAGATGCTCAAAATTTCCCGGAAGCTTACAAGGCTTTTGATGCTGCCATTAAAACAGTAGAATCCCTGCGAGATGAAATTCTTTCTGGTTCTGGAGTAGAAGAATACAAGACAAAACTAGCGGAAGAATGGAATAAAGTATATCGAGGCATGGTAGCAACTTGCCTAGAATTAAATAATATCACCGAAGCCATTGAATATGTTGAAAGGAGCAAAACCCGCAATTTAGTTGAAGAGATTATCAGCCGTGAGATAAACACCATCTTTCCCCCAGAAGTTGTTACTAAACTAGAACAATACAGGGATGAAATAGCCATAGGTCAATATCAAATCCAGCATGGCAAAGCTGAAAACCCAACCGCCCTGGCACAACGTCTTCAACAGTTGCGACAGCAGCGCAATGATTTACAAGACCAATATTTACCTATCGGTTCTAGCTTTAACTTTGAGCAATTTCGGGAAACTATAGAGGAAAACACTGCCATTGTAGAATTTTACATTACATGGAATAAGCTGCTCACTTTCATCTTTACCGATCAAACTCAACAGCCAATAGTTTTGCAATCTGAGCCACAATACTTAGACAAATTGGTAAATTGGGTAAATGGATATCTGGGAAGCTACAACAACGAAAAATATGATTGGAAAAAGAACCTGAGTAACCGCCTACATTTGTTGGCTGAGATTCTACACATAGATGACATTATTCAGCAAATACCCCCAGAGTGCGATCGCTTAATTTTAATCCCCCATTTGTATTTACATTTGTTCCCCCTTCATGCCTTACCTATCAACAGTCAGCAGGGAGAAGCTACATCTCAAATTCTTATGGATCGGTTTCCAGCAGGGGTAAGTTACGCTCCTAGCTGTCAACTACTGCAACTTGCCAAAACCAGAAAACGCCCAAAAGATTTTACCCACCTGTTTGCCGTTCAAAACCCCACTGCTGATTTGGTTTACACTAAGATCGAAGTAGAAGTGATTAAAGGCTACTTCAATCCACCACCAGATACAGAGGTCCTTGTGGAAAACGCTGCCACCAAAGCCGCCATAGATAGCAAACCTCTCAACACTTACCACTGTTTACATTTTAGCTGTCACGGTTACTTTAACTACGATAAACCACGTAAATCGGCTCTGATCCTCGCAAATTCCCACGTTAGCCCTGCACCGGCTGAACTCAATCCAGAACAACATCTAGTTTTGGATAACGGTGAAGTAATTGACTTAGACAAATGCCTCACCTTAGATGCCATCTTTGCCCTGAAATCAGAACAGACATTAGAACAATGTCGCCTTGTCACCCTTTCTGCTTGTGAAACAGGATTAATCGACTTCCAGAATAGCAGCGATGAATACATTGGTTTACCCAGTGGTTTCCTAGTTGCCGGAAGTCCAGCAGTAGTTAGTAGCCTATGGAAGGTAGAGGAGGTTTCTACAGCGTTGTTGATGATTAAATTTTATCAGAATCTACTAAACCAAATGTCCTTAGCAGTTGCCCTGAATCAAGCGCAACTCTGGCTGCGGGATGCCACTGTAAAGGAATTGCGAACTTGGGCTGAACAGTTAACTAAACAGTTGAATTTGGCTAATAACTTTAAAGAAAAAATTAAGAAAGAACTCCGTTTCTTTAAGCGTGAAGAAACTCCCTTTTATTATCCTTTTTATTGGGCGGCTTACTGCGCCATTGGAAAATCAGATATTTAG
- a CDS encoding type II toxin-antitoxin system VapC family toxin, producing the protein MSLWILDTDHLSLLQRVHLGIRKQITARKPQEIAITIISAEEQIRGMLSIIRRANSANELVLAYRRFKELLDDIATINVLDFTPEASLIYEDLVRPKIRIGTRDLRIAALVLAVKGTVVTRNQRDFNKVPGLKVEDWTVEG; encoded by the coding sequence GTGAGTTTGTGGATTCTCGATACTGATCATTTGTCGCTTTTGCAGCGAGTACATCTGGGTATCCGTAAACAAATTACTGCAAGAAAACCCCAGGAAATAGCGATTACTATTATTTCGGCTGAAGAACAAATTAGAGGAATGCTGAGTATTATTAGACGTGCAAATTCCGCTAATGAACTTGTTTTAGCTTACCGACGCTTTAAGGAATTATTGGATGATATCGCCACCATAAATGTGCTTGATTTCACTCCCGAAGCTTCCCTCATTTATGAGGATTTAGTCCGCCCAAAAATCCGGATTGGAACCAGAGATTTAAGAATTGCAGCACTTGTTCTTGCGGTTAAGGGAACCGTAGTAACCCGTAATCAAAGAGATTTTAATAAAGTTCCCGGTTTGAAAGTGGAAGATTGGACCGTAGAAGGCTAA